A genomic region of Phragmites australis chromosome 2, lpPhrAust1.1, whole genome shotgun sequence contains the following coding sequences:
- the LOC133898188 gene encoding 17.5 kDa class II heat shock protein-like has product MEARMFGLETPLMAALQHLLDIPDGEAGGEKAGAASGPTRTYVRDARAMAATPADVKELPGSYAFVVDMPGLGTGDIKVQVEDERVLVISGERRREEREDAKYLSMERRMGKFMRKFVLPDNADMDKISAVCRDGVLTVTVEKLPPPEPKKPKTIEVKVA; this is encoded by the coding sequence ATGGAGGCGAGGATGTTCGGGCTGGAGACTCCCCTGATGGCGGCGCTGCAGCACCTGCTGGACATCCCGGACGGCGAGGCCGGCGGCGAAAAGGCGGGCGCCGCGAGCGGGCCGACGCGCACCTACGTCCGCGACGCGCGCGCCATGGCGGCCACCCCGGCCGACGTCAAGGAGCTGCCCGGCTCGTACGCGTTCGTGGTGGACATGCCGGGGCTGGGCACCGGCGACATCAAGGTGCAGGTGGAGGACGAGCGCGTGCTGGTGATCAGCGGCGAGCGGCGCCGCGAGGAGCGCGAGGACGCCAAGTACCTGAGCATGGAGCGGCGGATGGGCAAGTTCATGCGCAAGTTCGTGCTGCCGGACAACGCCGACATGGACAAGATCTCCGCCGTGTGCCGCGACGGCGTGCTGACGGTGACCGTGGAGAAGCTGCCACCGCCCGAGCCCAAGAAGCCCAAGACCATCGAGGTCAAGGTCGCCTGA